The Haloplanus natans DSM 17983 DNA segment GCGTTCGAGGTTGACGGCGTCGCCCACCTCGACCATGCCGAGATACGTCTTCGCGACCGTCTCGCTCGCCAGAAACACCTCGAACCAGTCGTTGGCGTGTGCTTCGACGGTGAGGCAGACGCCGCTGACGCTGATCGACTGGCCGCCCTCGACCGCGTCGAATCCGTGACGGATACGGAGCCGGCGTCCCGCCTCGGTCACGTCGACGCCGACCACCTCACCCGTCTCTTCGACGATACCCGTGAACATGGGCGTCCTTGACCGGCGCCGGAGTAAGGGGTTGCGATCCGCCACGCGGGGACCGCCCGGTCGTGCCCGCTGTCCCCGCAGGGGCGCCTCCGCCGCGGGCTTCGCCGGAACGACGGGTCGGCGACGAGGCGGGTGGATCTCGGCTTTTTTACGCCATCGCCGCTTAGGGCCGCCGATGCGACTCGGGATTCTGGAGACCGTCGGCCTCGCCGCCACGCTCATCTTCGCCATTCCGGTCGGCCTCTACGGCATCGAGGCGTTCGTCTCGGGGAATCGAGCGCTCGGCGCCGGCCTCGTCGTCGTCGCGGCCCTGATGGTCGTCCTACCCCGACGGCTCACGACGCCGGCCGACCTGCCCGGTGCCGTCCTCGAACGTGTCGTCGGGCGCGCGGTGAAAGAGCCGGACGACGAGGACGATCAGCCGGAGTAGGCGGCCGGCGACAGCGACGTGGGGAGATCACTCGACACCCGACAGCCGTCGTCGGTGACGACGTACCAGCCGCCGATGCGGACGCGACCACGGTCCGTGTCGGGGTCGGGGTCGCGCGCCGCCGGATCGAGGGCGAACCGCGTCCCCGCGTCGAGGGGCGTGTCGCCCGAGAAGTCGATACTCGTCCCGATGCCGTGGGCGACCGGGCCGTCGGCGGTGGCGAGGCCGTACGCCCCGAGTTCGGCGACCGCCTCGTCGACCACTCGGCGGGCGGGGACGCCCGGTTCGACGACGCGGCGGACGGCGTCGTGGGCCATCCCGACGGCGACGGCCGCGCGGCGCGTCCACCCGCCGGCCCCGTCGACGACGAACGTCCGCGCGAGTGGAGCGGCGTCGGCCGGGTCGACGGCGACGACGACGGGGTCGTCCGGGGGGAGGACACCCGCCCGTGTCTCGACCGTTACCGTCGCGTCGTCGCCGGCCGCGGCGCTCGCGACGCGTTCGAGAACCGACGGCGTGAGCGGGTCACCGACGTGCAGACGGTCGTCGACGACAGTCGCCTCGGCTAGCCGAGTCGCGGCGGCGACGAGGCCCCGTTCGGCCGCCGCCAGCGCCGCCTCGCTGCTCACGGCTCCGGTTCGGGCACCTGCGTCGCCTGTGCCTCCTCCAGCATCTCCTCGACGTCCTCGTCGCGGAGTTCGTTGTGTAACACGACGCTGACGGGCAAGGTCGGCGCGCCGCCGATGAGGTTCTCTAGGAGGACGAGGCGTTCGCGCGCCCGACTCATCCCGACGTAGAACACGCGGCGTTCGTTGTCGGTGAGGAGGGGGACCGGGCTGGTGTGGGCGGTGAACTCCTCGACGCCCGGCACGTCGGTCGGGTCGTCGACGCTCGCGGCCATCTGCTCGACCACCTTCTCGGTCAGATCGGTGCAGACGAAGACGTGGTCAGCCTCGCGACCCTTCGCAGAGTGGATGGTGCCGACGCGGACCCGACTCGGGTCCATCTCCCGATAGTCGCCGTCGAAGTAGGCGTCGACGGAGTTGCGCTGGAAGCTCGTCACCTTCCGGAGCATGTCGCCCGCGGCGGCCGGGTCGGGCATGAAGGGGACGTGCTCGGTCACCAGGTCGGCCGGCACCTCGAGTTCCGCGATGTCGTCTTCGTCCGCCGCCTCCTCCCGGTCGTCGAGCGTGTCGTAGAAGGCGTCGCGCTCGTTCGTTCCGAACGCGGAATCCTGGAGCATATCGGCGAGACGGCGCGCCTCCAGCCCCGTAATCGGCTCGCCCGCGTCCAGTTTCTCGACGGCGCGGACGTAGTCCGTCAGGCGGTCCGTCCACATCCGCTGGTCCGTCATCACGGAGAAGGGGATTCCCTTCGGGAGGAAGTCGTCGATGAACTGGAACATCTGGTAGCGTGCCCGAAAGAGGATCATCAGCGTCTCGTCGGTGGTATCGACCGTATGCTGGACGTTCCGCACCACCTCGAACATCGACGGGTTCGGAATTCCCTCGACGACGCCACCCTCCTTGCGCGGGTTGAGGTCTTTCTCCTGGCGCTTGTCGATGTGGCGAATCTCCCGGTTGACGACGTTCAGGATGCGCGAGGGAAGCCGGTAGGAGTTGGGCAACACCACGTCGTTGTCGACTTCGGCGTCGAGCAGGATGTTGGGGTCGGCGCCCTGCCAGGCGTAGACGACCTGGTCGTCGTCGCCGGCGATCAGGACCCCCTTCATGTGGGGTTTCCACTCCTCGTAGACGTCGTACTGGAGGGTGGTGATGTCCTGAAACTCGTCGATGACGAGGTAGTCGACGTGGGGAACGAGCGAGCGCTGAGCCACCCGCTGGAGCATGTCGGCGAAGCCGACCAGCCCGTGCTCGCCCTTGTAGGCCCGCCAGGCACGGATGACCTCGGGCACGTCGATCCGGTCGTCGTCGGTCGGCCACGTCGGCGTGTACTTGTTCCCGTCCTGTGCGTTGGGGTCGATATCCGGCGGGAGCCGCACCGTCTCCACGTCCCACTGGAAGGGTACGTCGTACCAGTCGGCCACGTCGCGCTGCGTGCGCTGGAGCCACTGGCTGGTTGCGATGATCTTGTTGCCGAGAGTCGTCGACCGGGCCGTCCGTCGGCCAGCGCCGCCGTACTCGTCCTCGTACTCGATGCCGTACTCCTCGCAGAACTCCTCCTTGTCGCTCTCGCCGACCACGTCGCCCCGCGAGAGGTCGAGCAGTTCGTACGCCTTCGCGTGCATCGTACAGACGTTCCCCTGCAGGGCGCGCGGCGACGTGTCGAGTCGCTCGGCGAGACGTTCGCGAACCTCGGCGGCCGCGGCGCGCGTATAGGAGACGACGAGCACGTCGCGGATGCTCACGTCGTCGTCTTCGAGTAGTTCGTCCACGCGGTCGAGGAGGGCCGTCGTCTTCCCGCTACCGGGGCCACCGAAGAGGCGGGTGACCGTAGCGTCGTCGCTCATTGTCCACGTACATGCCCCGAGGCTGTATAAACGGCGTGGCTCCGGGGACGCGTGGTGCCGACCCGGCTACGTCGCCGGATCCCAGCCACAGACCGAGCAGTCGGTCGCGGCCTCGTCGTGCAGCGCCCCACAGTCCGGGCACTGCAGCTTGTTATATGATCGCTCCCAGCGTACCGGTGTGGTGTCGTGGCCGTTGTCCGCGAGGAACTGGTCGAACAGCTTGTCGTCGCGTGCGCTGGGTTCGGCTGCCATACATGTCGTGGTACGTCATACCATCACTTAGACGTACTGGTTTGGGTAACGTTGACACGGAGCAACCGTCGCGGAGCGCTCCCCGGTTCCGGATATCCGGTCGGCGGCCGGCACGCCCACGGACGGTCCGCAGACGAAAGGACCGATGCGGCCGCTCACAGCCCGTACAACTCGCCGTACTTCGCGGTTGCGTAGTCGACGAAGGCGTCCGCGCTCACGTCCTCGTCCGTCGCCTGCCGGACCAGGTCGTTCGTCTCGAAGCGCTTGCCGTGGCGGTGAATCCGGTCGGTCAGCCACTCGTGGAGCGGGTCGAACTCGCCCTCGCGAATCCGCCCGTCCAGCCCGCCGAGGTCCCGTTCCGCGGCGTCGAACAACTGTGCGGCGACGACGCTCCCCAGCGAGTAGGTTGGGAAGTAGCCGAAAGCACCGTGGGACCAGTGGACGTCCTGCAGACAGCCCTCGGCGTCCGTCTCGGGCCGCAGCCCCAGATACGACTCCATCTTCTCGTTCCACACCGCGGGCACGTCCTCGACCGTCAGATCACCCCGAATCAGGTCGCGCTCGATTTCGAATCGCAGGACGATGTGGAGATGGTAGGTGAGTTCGTCGGCCTCGACCCGGATTGGGTTCGAGGGGTCGACGGCGTTGACCGCCTCGTAGGCGTCGCGGACGCTCACGTCGCCCACGTCGGGGAACGCCTCGATCACGCGGGGGAGAAACAGCTCCCAGAACGCCGTCGACCGGCCGACGTGGTTCTCCCACAGCCGCGACTGCGACTCGTGGATCGAGAGATCACGCGCCTCGCCCAGCGGCGTCCCGTACGCCTCGTCGGGCAGGCCGAGCGTGTAGGTGGCGTGGCCGAACTCGTGGATCGTCGACAGCAAAGCGCCGACGGGGTCGGTCTCGTCGTAGCGAGTCGTGATCCGGGCGTCGTAGGTCGTCCCCGTCGAGAACGGGTGTGGGGCCTCGTCGAGTCGGCCCCGTTCCCACGGGTAGCCCAGCAGGGAAAGCGCCTCGCACATTAGTTTCTCCTGTGTCTCGGCCGCGAATGTTCCGGCGAAGGTACCCGTCGCCAGGTCGGCGTCCGAGGCTCGAATCTCGTCGACCAGCGGCACCACCGCGTCCCGCAGGTCCGTCAGCACGTCCTCGGCGTGGTCGAGCGGGAGGCAGGGTTCGTACTCTTCGAACAACACCTCGTAGGGGTCGCGGTCCGGGTCGACGTGGTCGGCGTACCGCCGCTTCAACCCGACCAGTTCCTCCAGATGGGGCGCAAAGGCCGCGAAGTCGTCGGCCTCTTTCGCCTCGCGCCACGCGGTCAACGCCTCGGAGGAGGCGGCGGAGATGCGCTCGACCAGATCGGTCGGTACGCGGACGGCGCGTTCCTGCTCGCGGCGCACCTCGCGGACGACGGCCCGCTGATCGTCGTCGAGGCTGCGCGCCTCCAACTCGTCGAGGAGCGCGCCGAGTTCGTCGGCGGTGAGCAGGTCGTGTTCGACCGCCGAGAGCGCGGATAGCTGGCGCGAGCGGGCCGGCGTTCCCCCTTCGGGCATCATCACCTGCTGGTCCCAGGAGAGCAGTTCCTCCGCGTGCGAGACGTTGCTGATACGGCCCACACGGTCGAGCAAGTCGTCGTAGGCGCCCTCGGGGGCCGCCGTCGTGTCGCTCATGGGCAGACGTAGCTGCGCGTCGTAATCAACCCCTCGTCGGCAGTCGGTGATACTACCGAGTGGTAACACCTATACCGACGAGGCATCGACGGGAAGGCATGGACACCAACGACGTGACCAGGGCGGCGGCGGAGCCGGGGCTCACCGCACGTATCGGGGGCTACCTCTCCGGGATGGGCCCCTCGTGGGTTGCCGGCGCCATCGCCGCCGGCCCGGCGACCATCGCCAGCCTCGTGACCGCCGGCGCGCTCTTTGGCTACCAACTGCTCTGGGTGGTCGTCCTCTCCGCGGGCGCGGGGGCGCTCACCCAGTATCTCGCGATGCGTCTCGGCCTCCTGACCGAGCGTGGCATCGTCGCCGTCGTCGAGGACCACCTCGGCGAGTGGTGGGCGTGGCTGCTCGTCGCCGACGCGGTCATCGCCGCCGGCGTTGCCCAACTGGTGATCATGAAGACCGTCGCCACGGTTTCGTCCACCGTTACCGGCATCGACGCCCGCATCTGGGGCGTCGTCTGGGCGCTCGTTCTCGCCGTCGGCCTCGCCGGCCGGGGCTATCGCTTCCTCGAAGTCGCCGCGAAAGTGCTCGTCGCGGGCGTCGTCGTCGCGTTCGTCGCGAGCCTGTTCGTCGTCCCCATCGATCCCGGCGCGGCCGTCGCGGGGCTGGTTCCCTCGGTCCCCTCGGGTGGTGCGCTCGTCGCCGCGGGCATCCTCGGCGGCGCCGTCCACATCACGCTGATCACCATGCACTCCTATACGATGCGCTCGCGGGAGTGGACCCGCGAGGACTACGACCTCGCGACGTTCGACGTGGGCGCGTCGATGCTCGTCGCCTTCGGCGTCTACAGCCTTGCCATCTTCCTCGTCACCGCGAGCGTCCTCACCTCCGCGGACCTCTCGACTGTCGGCGCGGCACAGGCGCTCGGCCCGCTGGTCGGCCCGGGCGCCAAGTGGCTCTTCCTGCTCGGTCTCTGGGGCGCCGCCGTCTCGACGCTCGGCGGCAACACCATCGTCCCCCCGTTCCTGCTCGCCGACAAACTCGGGTGGGGCACGACCATCGAGGACTCACGGTATCGTGGCCTGCTCGTCGCCGTCGCGCTCCTCTCGGCGCCCGGCGCGTTCATCGGCGGCGCCGTGCTCGGCCAACTCGTCCTCGTCCTCGCGCTCGGGACGGTGGGCACGCCCTTTGCCATCGCTGTCGTGCTCTACCTGCTGAACTCCGACGCCGTGTCGGACCGCAACTCGCTCGTCGCCAACGTCGGCGGCGTGGCGCTCCTGCTTGTCACCGGCGGCCTCGCCGCCAACTTCGTCCGCTCGCAGGTCGCCGGGGGCGTGGGGCCGCTGGCGGGGTTCGTCCTCGCGTTCGCCGTCGCGCTCGCGCTCGCCATGGTCGGTCTGGGCGGCAAGTTCGCGCTCGAAGAAGTGGCCTGAGCCGTGACCGACGCCGACCACCCCGTCCCGCTCACGGGCACGACCCTGATCGTCGGCCCCTCGAACGTCGGTAAGACCCGGCTGACCGCCCGGGCGCTGTCAGCGTGGCTGGGCCGCGAGGGCCCCGAGGGCGTCGTCATCCTCGAATTCGCGCCCGAAATCGAGCGCGACGGCCGGGTGCTCGGCGGCCGCCTCGACCGCTTCGTCACGCCGCCAGCAGGGGTGTGGCGGGGCGTCCTCGACGCCCACGCGCCGCGAACGATGGCCGACACCGAGGACGAAGCAGTCGAACTCGCCGCCGACAACGCCCGTCGCGCCGGCGGGATGTTCGACGCCGCACCCGCTAACCCGCGGGCCGTCTT contains these protein-coding regions:
- a CDS encoding DUF7533 family protein → MRLGILETVGLAATLIFAIPVGLYGIEAFVSGNRALGAGLVVVAALMVVLPRRLTTPADLPGAVLERVVGRAVKEPDDEDDQPE
- a CDS encoding NRAMP family divalent metal transporter produces the protein MGPSWVAGAIAAGPATIASLVTAGALFGYQLLWVVVLSAGAGALTQYLAMRLGLLTERGIVAVVEDHLGEWWAWLLVADAVIAAGVAQLVIMKTVATVSSTVTGIDARIWGVVWALVLAVGLAGRGYRFLEVAAKVLVAGVVVAFVASLFVVPIDPGAAVAGLVPSVPSGGALVAAGILGGAVHITLITMHSYTMRSREWTREDYDLATFDVGASMLVAFGVYSLAIFLVTASVLTSADLSTVGAAQALGPLVGPGAKWLFLLGLWGAAVSTLGGNTIVPPFLLADKLGWGTTIEDSRYRGLLVAVALLSAPGAFIGGAVLGQLVLVLALGTVGTPFAIAVVLYLLNSDAVSDRNSLVANVGGVALLLVTGGLAANFVRSQVAGGVGPLAGFVLAFAVALALAMVGLGGKFALEEVA
- a CDS encoding carboxypeptidase M32; protein product: MSDTTAAPEGAYDDLLDRVGRISNVSHAEELLSWDQQVMMPEGGTPARSRQLSALSAVEHDLLTADELGALLDELEARSLDDDQRAVVREVRREQERAVRVPTDLVERISAASSEALTAWREAKEADDFAAFAPHLEELVGLKRRYADHVDPDRDPYEVLFEEYEPCLPLDHAEDVLTDLRDAVVPLVDEIRASDADLATGTFAGTFAAETQEKLMCEALSLLGYPWERGRLDEAPHPFSTGTTYDARITTRYDETDPVGALLSTIHEFGHATYTLGLPDEAYGTPLGEARDLSIHESQSRLWENHVGRSTAFWELFLPRVIEAFPDVGDVSVRDAYEAVNAVDPSNPIRVEADELTYHLHIVLRFEIERDLIRGDLTVEDVPAVWNEKMESYLGLRPETDAEGCLQDVHWSHGAFGYFPTYSLGSVVAAQLFDAAERDLGGLDGRIREGEFDPLHEWLTDRIHRHGKRFETNDLVRQATDEDVSADAFVDYATAKYGELYGL
- a CDS encoding UvrD-helicase domain-containing protein — translated: MSDDATVTRLFGGPGSGKTTALLDRVDELLEDDDVSIRDVLVVSYTRAAAAEVRERLAERLDTSPRALQGNVCTMHAKAYELLDLSRGDVVGESDKEEFCEEYGIEYEDEYGGAGRRTARSTTLGNKIIATSQWLQRTQRDVADWYDVPFQWDVETVRLPPDIDPNAQDGNKYTPTWPTDDDRIDVPEVIRAWRAYKGEHGLVGFADMLQRVAQRSLVPHVDYLVIDEFQDITTLQYDVYEEWKPHMKGVLIAGDDDQVVYAWQGADPNILLDAEVDNDVVLPNSYRLPSRILNVVNREIRHIDKRQEKDLNPRKEGGVVEGIPNPSMFEVVRNVQHTVDTTDETLMILFRARYQMFQFIDDFLPKGIPFSVMTDQRMWTDRLTDYVRAVEKLDAGEPITGLEARRLADMLQDSAFGTNERDAFYDTLDDREEAADEDDIAELEVPADLVTEHVPFMPDPAAAGDMLRKVTSFQRNSVDAYFDGDYREMDPSRVRVGTIHSAKGREADHVFVCTDLTEKVVEQMAASVDDPTDVPGVEEFTAHTSPVPLLTDNERRVFYVGMSRARERLVLLENLIGGAPTLPVSVVLHNELRDEDVEEMLEEAQATQVPEPEP
- a CDS encoding M24 family metallopeptidase → MSSEAALAAAERGLVAAATRLAEATVVDDRLHVGDPLTPSVLERVASAAAGDDATVTVETRAGVLPPDDPVVVAVDPADAAPLARTFVVDGAGGWTRRAAVAVGMAHDAVRRVVEPGVPARRVVDEAVAELGAYGLATADGPVAHGIGTSIDFSGDTPLDAGTRFALDPAARDPDPDTDRGRVRIGGWYVVTDDGCRVSSDLPTSLSPAAYSG
- a CDS encoding HVO_0416 family zinc finger protein, translated to MAAEPSARDDKLFDQFLADNGHDTTPVRWERSYNKLQCPDCGALHDEAATDCSVCGWDPAT